The proteins below are encoded in one region of Silene latifolia isolate original U9 population chromosome 2, ASM4854445v1, whole genome shotgun sequence:
- the LOC141642389 gene encoding F-box/FBD/LRR-repeat protein At5g56420-like: protein MKTLAYSGNFGSIKKLKLDNSEAVLGSMMTDRLSALPDEILGYMLSFLTLRDSVRTRLLSARWRYLSDYRCVLHFDALNVLGNENNNRELYQSKFVSVVDHYLEIWKGWNLSALKIHFCLHNKHALHIDKWVESGIRMEVEDLDLRFPSTNPEERYVLSDQLFHSGKAFSFKCLRLRYCTLTFSSGCTSWISCLATLELYFVPLCQEDIECLMSGGLNLTSLSLVHCFNTDISSVIELPRLKKLFLNNTFTKIELKCPNLESLKCEGRVDYFKFSNVPLLKNVNLRLQYHYRGCSLTFEDLAIHAPKLQKLSLLVMTLVQPRPANNSLCLKRLELLTDVPTGFDLFTITSLLNASPFLEILHLQLRMRNYTKQSPHIEYSDCPHLNLKEVKIDGFRRWWNEMELARYLLKNAVALERMVIVCLCDCSSTIDGSVSSYCSSIREEIATTLLRDMKTSTELVFTTPIPCSVSNGWDISNYGVRVFCGE, encoded by the exons atgaaaactcTTGCATATTCAGGTAATTTTGGCTCAATCAAGAAGCTAAAGCTGGATAATTCGGAAGCG GTACTGGGATCCATGATGACTGACCGGTTAAGCGCGTTACCTGATGAGATTCTCGGCTACATGCTCTCCTTTTTGACATTGAGGGATTCTGTAAGAACAAGGTTATTGTCAGCGAGGTGGAGATATCTGTCTGATTACCGCTGTGTTCTCCACTTTGATGCACTTAATGTGCTGGGAAATGAAAACAACAACCGCGAGTTATATCAGTCCAAGTTTGTAAGTGTTGTTGATCATTATCTAGAAATATGGAAAGGTTGGAACTTAAGTGCGCTTAAAATCCATTTCTGTCTGCACAATAAACACGCTTTGCATATTGATAAGTGGGTTGAAAGTGGTATTCGGATGGAAGTTGAGGATTTAGATCTCAGATTTCCGTCAACCAATCCCGAGGAACGTTATGTGCTCTCTGATCAACTGTTTCACTCTGGAAAGGCCTTTTCTTTCAAGTGCTTACGGCTGAGATATTGTACCCTAACATTCTCTTCTGGGTGCACAAGTTGGATAAGTTGTTTAGCTACGCTTGAGTTATATTTTGTACCTTTGTGTCAAGAGGACATAGAGTGTCTCATGTCTGGTGGCTTGAATCTCACATCACTTAGCCTGGTTCACTGCTTCAACACAGATATCTCGTCTGTAATTGAACTGCCCCGTTTGAAGAAACTCTTCCTTAACAATACGTTCACAAAGATTGAGCTCAAGTGTCCCAATCTTGAGTCACTTAAATGTGAAGGCCGCGTAGAttattttaaattttcaaatgtcCCTCTTTTGAAAAACGTGAATCTGAGACTCCAATACCATTATCGGGGCTGCTCACTCACATTTGAAGACCTCGCCATACATGCTCCTAAGCTTCAAAAATTGTCGCTTTTGGTGATGACTCTG GTACAGCCGCGTCCTGCAAATAACTCTCTGTGTCTAAAGCGCTTGGAGCTTCTAACTGATGTACCAACTGGCTTTGACCTTTTTACCATCACTAGTTTGTTAAATGCTTCTCCGTTCCTCGAGATATTACATCTGCAG TTGCGGATGCGTAACTACACCAAACAGAGTCCCCATATAGAATATTCAGACTGTCCGCATTTGAACTTGAAAGAAGTCAAAATTGATGGATTTAGAAGATGGTGGAACGAGATGGAGCTTGCTCGATATTTGTTGAAAAATGCAGTGGCTCTTGAGCGAATGGTCATTGTATGTCTATGTGATTGTTCCTCGACGATAGACGGGAGTGTTTCTAGCTACTGTTCCtcaataagagaagaaatcgctACCACCCTACTGCGAGACATGAAAACATCTACAGAATTGGTGTTTACGACCCCAATTCCATGTAGTGTTTCGAATGGATGGGATATTTCCAATTATGGGGTGCGAGTTTTTTGTGGAGAATGA